A single region of the Arthrobacter sp. zg-Y20 genome encodes:
- a CDS encoding dihydrofolate reductase family protein, whose amino-acid sequence MTRVRVDLNISLDGFATTTDQTPENPFGADWARLTAAYVATRTFRERVLQDQSGEGTTGVDDRYAQRYFEDIGAEIMGAGMFGLHANPDDADWQGWWGEDPPFHVPVFVLTHTARPPLDMAGGTSFHFLSASPQEALDTAIEAAGGGDVRIGGGAETVREFLRAGLVDDLHVGIAPIILGRGTRLWDDLRGLEADCEVSSEAAPSGTTHVTFRRRVRA is encoded by the coding sequence ATGACCCGTGTCCGAGTCGACCTCAACATCTCGCTGGACGGTTTCGCCACCACCACCGACCAGACTCCGGAGAACCCGTTCGGTGCGGACTGGGCGCGGCTCACCGCCGCCTATGTGGCCACAAGGACGTTCCGGGAGCGGGTGCTGCAGGACCAAAGCGGCGAGGGAACCACCGGCGTCGACGACCGTTATGCCCAGCGCTACTTCGAAGACATCGGCGCGGAAATCATGGGCGCCGGGATGTTCGGCCTGCATGCGAACCCCGACGACGCCGACTGGCAAGGCTGGTGGGGCGAGGATCCGCCCTTCCATGTGCCTGTTTTCGTGCTGACGCACACCGCCCGCCCGCCGCTGGACATGGCCGGCGGCACCAGCTTCCACTTCCTCAGCGCGTCACCGCAGGAAGCCCTGGATACTGCAATCGAAGCTGCCGGCGGCGGCGACGTACGCATCGGGGGCGGTGCGGAGACAGTGCGCGAATTCCTCCGGGCCGGTCTTGTTGATGACCTCCACGTTGGCATTGCCCCCATCATCCTTGGGCGCGGCACACGGCTCTGGGACGATCTGCGGGGCCTGGAGGCGGACTGCGAGGTCAGCTCGGAAGCGGCACCAAGCGGGACCACCCATGTCACGTTCCGGCGGCGGGTCAGAGCATGA
- a CDS encoding RNA 2'-phosphotransferase: MTASPTALDISKVLSHALRHAPAEYGLSLDAEGWAPVTEVLAALHRMGPQWESVDEAMLDEVLEAAVKKRHQIREGRIRAVHGHSVPVQQVSDPVQPPAVLFHGTARAAAAAIRESGILPMRRQYVHLADTVEQAREVGRRKDAEPVILAIDTGIAAAQGISFYRSDSGVWLADEIPASAVRESQ; this comes from the coding sequence ATGACCGCCTCACCGACGGCGTTGGACATCAGCAAGGTGCTGTCCCACGCGCTGCGCCATGCCCCGGCAGAGTACGGCCTGAGCCTGGACGCGGAAGGATGGGCACCGGTCACCGAGGTGCTTGCTGCACTGCACCGGATGGGCCCGCAGTGGGAGTCCGTCGACGAGGCCATGCTGGATGAGGTGCTGGAAGCGGCTGTGAAGAAGCGGCACCAGATACGCGAGGGCAGGATACGGGCGGTGCACGGACATTCCGTCCCCGTGCAGCAGGTTTCCGATCCGGTCCAGCCCCCGGCCGTGCTTTTCCATGGAACGGCCCGCGCTGCTGCGGCCGCCATCCGGGAGTCCGGAATCCTCCCCATGCGGCGGCAGTACGTCCACCTGGCAGACACCGTGGAACAGGCGCGGGAAGTGGGGCGGCGCAAAGATGCGGAGCCGGTGATCCTGGCCATCGATACCGGCATCGCCGCGGCACAGGGAATCAGCTTCTACCGGTCCGATTCGGGAGTGTGGCTCGCGGACGAGATCCCCGCGTCGGCGGTGCGGGAAAGCCAGTGA
- a CDS encoding TIGR03085 family metal-binding protein, with amino-acid sequence MHYVEPSREVLAETLLAAGPHAPTLCKGWQTKELAAHLYLREHKLSSAVGLFVKPLAGRADKALAEVAEKASTTESYAKLVRRFRSGPPAYSPMHLKAVDNSANLSEYFVHTEDVRRASDRWAPRALDSEYSDALWAELIKRAAILYRGVDLGIVLVRPDGPRHVAKRAPVSVAIVGEPGELLMHAHGRTRHALVMYEGQPDAVALLESAEIGI; translated from the coding sequence ATGCATTACGTAGAACCGTCCCGTGAAGTCCTCGCCGAGACCTTGCTTGCGGCGGGTCCCCATGCGCCCACGCTCTGCAAGGGGTGGCAGACCAAGGAACTGGCCGCGCACCTGTACCTGCGCGAGCACAAACTCAGTTCGGCCGTGGGCCTCTTCGTCAAGCCCCTGGCCGGCCGTGCGGATAAAGCCCTGGCCGAAGTTGCCGAAAAGGCGTCCACCACGGAAAGCTACGCCAAGCTGGTCCGCCGGTTCCGTTCCGGCCCGCCCGCGTACTCCCCCATGCACCTGAAGGCGGTGGACAACAGCGCGAACCTCAGTGAGTACTTTGTGCACACCGAAGACGTCCGCCGCGCCTCGGACCGCTGGGCGCCGCGCGCCCTGGACAGCGAGTACTCGGACGCGCTCTGGGCCGAACTGATCAAGCGTGCCGCCATCCTGTACCGAGGCGTGGACCTGGGCATTGTGCTGGTCCGTCCGGACGGACCCCGGCATGTGGCCAAGCGCGCACCGGTCTCCGTGGCCATCGTGGGCGAACCGGGGGAACTGCTGATGCACGCCCACGGCCGTACCCGGCACGCGCTGGTCATGTACGAAGGCCAGCCCGACGCCGTCGCACTGCTGGAAAGTGCGGAGATCGGGATCTAG
- a CDS encoding NAD-dependent succinate-semialdehyde dehydrogenase gives MTYLSDLFIDGNWRPGSSGERFDVIDPSNLSTIARFAVATEEDCMAAVDAAAKAQEPWAATAPRTRSELLRSAYEVLTEEVEIFAEVMVRENGKSWADAVAEANYAKEFFRWFSEEAVRIPGDDRLSPSGDKRILVERQPVGVSLLITPWNFPAAMATRKLAPALAAGCTAILKPARETPLTAAYIVEVLRRVGVPQGVVNLVTPVPTGPLVAKMIARPEVRKLSFTGSTEVGRDLLRECAGSVVSASMELGGNAPAIVLPGADLDTAVEGALLAKMRNGGSACTAANRFYVHSSLHDAFISRFADSLTGYTAGPGMERTNRLGALVSVAERDKVAALVTSAVSEGATIVQGGHSHTGGAFYDATLLTGVKHGARINSTEIFGPVTAVVVYDDVDEAIRMANDTEYGLMAYVFGEEREALSVARQLEAGMVAVNRGVVSDPAAPFGGVKQSGLGREGGSEGILEFLEEKYIALTA, from the coding sequence GTGACCTACCTGTCCGACCTGTTCATTGACGGCAACTGGCGGCCTGGCTCCTCAGGGGAGCGTTTCGACGTTATTGACCCGTCAAACCTTTCCACCATTGCGCGTTTCGCCGTCGCGACCGAGGAAGACTGTATGGCCGCTGTTGACGCGGCCGCCAAGGCACAGGAACCGTGGGCGGCGACCGCTCCCCGGACCCGCAGTGAACTGCTGCGCAGCGCCTACGAGGTCCTCACAGAAGAAGTGGAGATCTTCGCTGAGGTCATGGTGCGCGAAAATGGGAAGTCCTGGGCAGATGCCGTGGCGGAAGCAAACTACGCCAAGGAATTCTTCCGCTGGTTTTCCGAAGAAGCTGTCCGGATACCGGGGGATGACCGCCTGTCCCCGTCCGGGGATAAACGCATCCTGGTTGAGCGGCAACCTGTCGGAGTCTCCCTGCTGATCACCCCCTGGAACTTTCCGGCCGCAATGGCGACCCGGAAACTCGCGCCGGCACTTGCCGCAGGGTGCACCGCCATCCTCAAGCCCGCCCGGGAGACTCCGCTGACCGCCGCCTACATCGTCGAGGTGTTGCGCCGGGTGGGTGTGCCGCAAGGAGTCGTCAACCTCGTCACCCCGGTTCCTACAGGTCCCCTCGTCGCGAAAATGATTGCCCGCCCCGAAGTGCGCAAGCTTTCCTTCACAGGATCGACTGAGGTGGGCCGGGACCTGCTGCGCGAATGTGCCGGCAGCGTCGTAAGCGCGTCCATGGAGCTGGGCGGAAACGCTCCCGCCATCGTGCTGCCGGGGGCGGATCTGGACACAGCTGTTGAGGGCGCACTTCTCGCCAAGATGCGTAACGGCGGCTCCGCGTGCACCGCTGCGAACCGTTTCTACGTCCACTCCTCGCTCCACGATGCATTTATCTCAAGGTTCGCGGACTCTTTGACTGGGTACACAGCCGGTCCGGGAATGGAGCGGACCAACCGGTTGGGGGCGCTTGTATCCGTTGCGGAACGCGACAAAGTAGCGGCCCTGGTCACCTCGGCTGTGTCGGAGGGGGCAACCATCGTGCAGGGAGGGCACAGCCACACGGGTGGCGCGTTCTATGACGCGACCCTTCTTACCGGCGTCAAGCATGGGGCGCGCATCAACTCAACCGAGATCTTCGGGCCGGTAACCGCTGTTGTGGTGTACGACGACGTAGATGAGGCGATCCGGATGGCGAACGACACCGAGTACGGTCTCATGGCCTACGTCTTCGGAGAGGAACGGGAAGCCCTGTCCGTCGCACGGCAGCTCGAAGCCGGGATGGTTGCGGTCAACCGGGGAGTGGTGAGCGACCCGGCGGCACCGTTTGGCGGAGTGAAGCAGAGTGGGCTCGGCCGGGAAGGAGGGTCAGAGGGAATCCTCGAGTTCCTGGAAGAAAAGTACATCGCGCTCACTGCCTGA
- the hisI gene encoding phosphoribosyl-AMP cyclohydrolase has translation MPSSPFPQNQQPSDLAPELRAALKRDAAGLVAAVVQQYDTNEVLMLGWMDEEALHRTLTTGRVTFWSRSRQEYWRKGDTSGHAQWVKSVALDCDGDALLVRVDQVGAACHTGTRTCFDGRELDAVVGSR, from the coding sequence ATGCCATCCTCACCTTTCCCCCAGAACCAGCAGCCCTCGGACCTCGCTCCGGAGCTGCGTGCGGCCCTCAAGCGCGACGCCGCCGGGCTGGTTGCCGCCGTTGTCCAGCAGTACGACACGAACGAGGTCCTGATGCTGGGCTGGATGGACGAGGAAGCCCTGCACCGCACGCTGACCACCGGCCGGGTGACCTTCTGGTCCCGCTCCCGGCAGGAATACTGGCGCAAGGGGGACACCTCCGGCCATGCGCAGTGGGTTAAGTCCGTGGCGCTGGACTGCGACGGCGACGCGCTGCTGGTCCGCGTGGACCAGGTGGGAGCGGCCTGCCACACCGGTACCCGCACCTGCTTTGACGGCCGGGAGCTGGATGCCGTCGTCGGCTCCCGCTGA
- a CDS encoding DUF808 domain-containing protein: MSGGLVALLDDVAALARIAAASVDDIAAGAAKAGAKAAGVVIDDAAVTPQYVSGADPSRELPMIKKIFWGSLRNKLLFILPALLLISAFIPGVIPFILMLGGTYLCYEGAEKVWHKFFGHHEAADKDAPAVERGPDAESKVVKGAITTDFILSCEIMVIAMNEVGDASIWIRAVILVFVAIAITILVYGAVGLIVKMDDIGLHLAQKDSASSQRLGGLLVRGMPHVLAVITFVGTIAMLWVGGHIMLVGAADLGWHAPYDLVHTLEHPVAGLAVVGGILGWLVNTLCSAIVGLVWGLVVMAVAHPLKKVLPFGKKDGKKDGHEDGDARAAAAGHSPEKPEADSAS; the protein is encoded by the coding sequence GTGAGCGGGGGACTCGTAGCCCTGCTGGACGACGTCGCTGCCCTGGCACGCATAGCCGCCGCCTCGGTGGATGACATCGCCGCCGGAGCAGCGAAAGCAGGAGCCAAGGCCGCCGGCGTCGTGATTGACGACGCCGCCGTGACCCCGCAATACGTGTCCGGCGCCGACCCGTCCCGCGAACTGCCAATGATCAAAAAGATCTTCTGGGGCTCGCTTCGCAACAAGCTCCTGTTCATCCTCCCGGCCCTGCTGCTGATCAGCGCCTTCATCCCCGGTGTGATCCCGTTCATCCTGATGCTCGGCGGCACGTACCTCTGCTACGAAGGTGCGGAGAAGGTATGGCACAAGTTCTTCGGGCACCACGAAGCCGCAGACAAGGACGCGCCCGCAGTAGAGCGCGGACCCGACGCGGAGTCCAAGGTAGTCAAGGGCGCCATCACCACCGACTTCATCCTGTCCTGCGAAATCATGGTCATCGCCATGAACGAGGTGGGCGACGCGTCCATTTGGATCCGCGCGGTCATCCTGGTGTTTGTGGCCATTGCCATCACGATTCTCGTTTACGGGGCCGTCGGGCTGATCGTCAAGATGGACGACATCGGCCTGCACCTTGCCCAAAAGGACTCGGCAAGCTCACAGCGCCTGGGCGGACTGCTGGTCCGCGGCATGCCCCATGTGCTGGCTGTCATCACTTTTGTGGGAACCATTGCCATGCTCTGGGTGGGCGGCCACATCATGCTGGTAGGGGCAGCCGACCTCGGCTGGCACGCGCCGTATGACTTGGTCCACACGCTGGAGCACCCCGTCGCCGGCCTTGCGGTGGTGGGCGGCATCCTGGGGTGGCTCGTGAACACGCTGTGCTCGGCCATCGTCGGACTGGTTTGGGGCCTGGTTGTCATGGCCGTGGCGCACCCGCTGAAAAAGGTCCTGCCCTTCGGTAAGAAGGATGGCAAGAAGGACGGACATGAGGACGGTGACGCCCGGGCCGCCGCAGCCGGGCACAGCCCGGAGAAACCCGAAGCCGACTCCGCCAGCTAA